The Haemorhous mexicanus isolate bHaeMex1 chromosome 5, bHaeMex1.pri, whole genome shotgun sequence genome contains a region encoding:
- the ETFRF1 gene encoding electron transfer flavoprotein regulatory factor 1 yields the protein MANSLRSEVIKLYKNLLYLGREYPKGADYFRSRLKAAFLKNKDETDPEKIRQLIARGEFVIKELEALYFLRKYRAMKQRYYSDDKP from the exons ATGGCCAATTCTTTAAGAAGTGAAGTGATAAAACTGTACAAAAAT CTGCTGTACCTTGGAAGGGAGTATCCCAAAGGAGCAGACTACTTCAGAAGCCGCTTGAAAGCAGCTTTTCTAAAAAACAAAGATGAGACAGACCCTGAAAAAATTAGGCAGCTGATTGCCCGGGGAGAGTTTGTTATAAAGGAGCTGGAGGCTTTGTACTTCCTGAGGAAATACCGAGCCATGAAGCAGCGCTACTACAGCGATGACAAGCCCTGA